One window of Bos javanicus breed banteng chromosome 1, ARS-OSU_banteng_1.0, whole genome shotgun sequence genomic DNA carries:
- the LOC133254202 gene encoding histone H4-like: MSGRCKGGKGLGKGGAKRHRKVLHDNIQGITEPAIRRLARRGGVKRISGLIYEETRGVLKVFLENVIRDAVTYTEHAKRKTVTAMDVVYALKRQGPTLYGFGG; the protein is encoded by the coding sequence ATGTCTGGACGCTGCAAAGGCGGCAAAGGTCTGGGGAAAGGCGGCGCTAAGCGCCACCGTAAGGTTCTGCACGACAACATCCAGGGCATCACTGAACCTGCTATCCGCCGCCTGGCTCGTCGTGGTGGTGTGAAGCGCATCTCCGGGCTCATCTACGAAGAGACCCGCGGGGTCCTGAAAGTGTTTCTGGAGAACGTGATCCGGGACGCGGTCACCTACACCGAGCATGCCAAGCGGAAGACAGTCACCGCTATGGACGTGGTCTATGCTCTCAAGCGCCAGGGCCCTACTCTCTATGGCTTTGGCGGTTAA